The Acidimicrobiales bacterium sequence CCACAGCGGCGATCAGCTCCTGCGACGGACCGGGGCCGGATTCGGCACCGGTGCCGCACGCGACGCTGACCGCACAACACCCGACAAGCAGGGCGAGACGCTTCACGAGCCACACGATTCGTTGTGGGAAGTCGCCTTCTCTATCGCCACTAGCTCGCTTCGGGCCGCGCTCCGCTCAGAAGGACAGCCGGCGCGAGTGGCGATGTCGTGAAAGAAGTGGGCCCGATCGAGGGACAGCCGATCTACGGAGCCCTCGTCGGCACGTCGGGTCAGACGCACGATGATCGAGTCGCACTGCTGGTGCAGATCCCGCTCCTGCGCGGACTCACCCTCGGCAGCGACACGATCAGCACGGTTATCGGGGACCTGCCGCCATGCCCGCACTCCCAAGGCAGCCCCGACCGTGCTACCAACCGCTACCGCGAGCACGTCGAGACCCGTCACCGGAACCAGCCGGGAAGCGTGAACTGATGAGTGAACATGGAACCAAATCGTACAGTCTGTCGCAGTTTGGTACTCGGGGCTGTGGCGCTTGTGGCGCGATCGCCGTGACTCACCAGAGGAAAGCAACAGTGGTGGCGTTGAAGGCGGCGTGGGCCCAGATCGGTGCCGCCAAGCCGCCGGTGCGCCGAGCCAGCCACGCCAACGCCAACCCGATGGCCAACAGGCCCGGGAACTGCACCATCTGGAAGTGGCTCGCGGCAAACACGACCGCGCTCACCCACACTGCGCCCCGATCGCCGATGCTCTGGATCAGCCCACCCAGAAGGACACCGCGAAACAGCAGCTCCTCTGCTACCGGCGCAACGGCGATCACCCCTGCCGCAATGGCGAACTTCTCGAGACCCGAGACGTCTCGGAAGAGCGTCTCTGCGGGCCCGGAGATGTCCAGCTCCACACCCGCTGCAATCAGCGGGAGATAGATCCCGGGAACGACGAGAACCTGCACGGCCACACCGATCAGCATCGACTTCGCGATGTCGGCGAACGTGATAGCGAACCCGAAGTCGGCTCGGACGTCGCCCGAGCCGAAACGACGACTGGCCACGACCGCGGTTGCCACGAAACCGGTCCACAGTCCGACTTGGCTCAACAGCAGTGAGACGCTGCCGTCCGCAGTCGAACCAGCGACGATCGCGACCGTCGAGCCGAACGCGGCGAGCGACACGGCCGACACCCAGCCCACAAATGCCAGCCACGCCGGCCACATCCTCGCCCCTGTCGCGTGGTTGGGGTCCGAGACCGGCAAGAGGTGTCGCAGCGAGCGACTCACCACCGGCGGTCGCCGGCTGGAGCTCCGGCGTTCGATCGGAGGTCGAGAGCACACATCGCGCAACATGCTACAGTCAGTAGCACAACACCCCCTGCGTGGTAGACGGTCGGATCCTTTGGTACAGCAGCGAAACTCGATCGCGAGCAGAGCGCTGGCGCGACGTGAAGGCCCCGCCGGCCATCGAACGGTCCGGCGATGGTGCGTGGGAGCGTTGGTCATCGGTGTACTCGTGGCTGTAGCGGCGAGCGCGGCCGCCGAGGCCGGGGACGCGGAGCTCTCCACGAGCGAGGCGCTGGTGCTCGGGATGATCGAGGGGGTGACCGAGTACCTCCCTGTCAGCTCCACGGCTCACCTTGCGATCACCGAAGTTCTCCTTGGTCTCACCAGCACGCCGGAGGGCAAAACCGCCGCTGACTCGTATGCGATCGTCATCCAGGTCGGCGCGATTGCCGCCGTGCTCGGCTTGTATCGTCGCCGCGTCGTCACGCTCGCTCGAGGCGTGCTCGGATTCGACCGGGCAGGGCGGCGACTGGCGCTCGCGATCCTCACCGCGTTCGTGCCGGCCGCGGTGGTGGGGTTGGTGGCGGGTGATGCCATCAAGAACAATCTCTTCAGTACCTGGCCCATCTTGGCCGCGTGGGTTGTCGGCGGCTTGGCGCTCTTGTGGCCACGACTCACCACCACATCGGCCACCCGTCCGCTCGAGGAGCTGTCCATCGGGGCCGCGGCGATCATCGGTGCGGCCCAGGTCCTGGCGCTGTGGCCGGGAACGAGCCGCAGCCTGATCACGATCATCGCGGCGCTGGCGGTTGGCATGGGTCTTCCTGCCGCAGTGGAGTTCAGCTTCTTGTTGGGATTGGTCACACTCTCGGCCGCCACCGGCTATGAGTTGCTCAGCGGTGGCGACGCAATCACAGCCACCTTCGGGTGGCGTAGCAGTATTGTCGGGGTCGCTGCTGCGGCGGTCACCGCGTGGTTGGCGGTGACGTGGATGGTCGCCTACCTCCAACGTCGACCGCTGTCGATCTTCGGCTGGTACCGGATCTCGATCGCCTGTGTGGTCGCTGTCGTCGCGTTGGCCACGACACAGCTATGACCGTCGCGCTTCGCCGGTGCCTTGGCGCACTGGCCCTGGTCATCGGGGTCGGGCTCGGTGGTGCGTTGCCGGCCGCGGCCCACGGCGATCCGGAGTTCTCCGGCGACGTCGGGCCCTTTGCCGTGGAGGCGTTCGACGAGGAGATCGCGGGGACCGACCTGCTGTACACAGTCGTTGTCAACGATCCGTCCACTGGACTCCCGGTACGGGGGGCCAGGGTCGAGGTGAATGCCGTTAGCGAAACGAGACAAGTCGGACCGCTGGTCGGCAACGAACTCGGCGGTGCCTACCAGGTCCTCCTGCCCGAGCTGGGTGAGGAGGCGTGGTTGATCACGGTTCGCATCGTGGTCGCCGGCGACGCAGTCACCTTCGAACACGAGCTCAACTCTGGGGCCCAGAGCGAGCCCCGGTGGCGCACGGCCGTCGTCGCTGCGGGCATGGTGATCGCCGGCGTCGCCGTGCTGACCTTCGCCCGAGTGGTTCGTCGCAAGTCTGGCATCGTCGGGCCCCGCAGCTCGTGACGTCAGGCAGTGGGCGACAGCTCAGCCGCCGTCGTCGTTGTCCATGTCCGACTGCGATGGGTCCATGTCCATCTCACCCATGTCTGCTGCGTCGGGTCCGAAGTCGGCAACGAATCCGGCCGGTGACGAGGGCAGTCCGGCTGCTTCGCGGGCGAA is a genomic window containing:
- a CDS encoding CPBP family intramembrane glutamic endopeptidase; the encoded protein is MWPAWLAFVGWVSAVSLAAFGSTVAIVAGSTADGSVSLLLSQVGLWTGFVATAVVASRRFGSGDVRADFGFAITFADIAKSMLIGVAVQVLVVPGIYLPLIAAGVELDISGPAETLFRDVSGLEKFAIAAGVIAVAPVAEELLFRGVLLGGLIQSIGDRGAVWVSAVVFAASHFQMVQFPGLLAIGLALAWLARRTGGLAAPIWAHAAFNATTVAFLW
- a CDS encoding undecaprenyl-diphosphate phosphatase, whose product is MLQSVAQHPLRGRRSDPLVQQRNSIASRALARREGPAGHRTVRRWCVGALVIGVLVAVAASAAAEAGDAELSTSEALVLGMIEGVTEYLPVSSTAHLAITEVLLGLTSTPEGKTAADSYAIVIQVGAIAAVLGLYRRRVVTLARGVLGFDRAGRRLALAILTAFVPAAVVGLVAGDAIKNNLFSTWPILAAWVVGGLALLWPRLTTTSATRPLEELSIGAAAIIGAAQVLALWPGTSRSLITIIAALAVGMGLPAAVEFSFLLGLVTLSAATGYELLSGGDAITATFGWRSSIVGVAAAAVTAWLAVTWMVAYLQRRPLSIFGWYRISIACVVAVVALATTQL